GGTGCCGTGCCATCGGGTGGTGCGCAGCGACGGCAGCATGGGGCAGTACGTCGGGGGAGTCGAGGCGAAGAGGGCGCTGCTGCAACTCGAGTCGGTGGCATGATCACCACCCTCCGGATCCCGGTGGCCGAACCCGTTGCGGTGGGGCCGATGCTCGCGTCGCTGCGAAGCCACACCGTCCCCGGCTACGAACACCACAACAGCGCTACCGGCACCCATCACCGCGCGATCCGCACGAACGGCGGCGCCGCGCACGTCGCCGTCCGCTTCGCCGACCCTGCGACACCCGACGACGGGAGACACGGGGATGTGCGACATCTCGAGGTTCATGTCGAGACCGCAGGTCGCGCGGATGTCGAGGAGATCGAAGAGAGGGTCCGGAAGTGGCTCGATCTCGGCGTCGACCCGTCCGTCGTGGATGCGGCATTCGAGCCCGATCCCGTGCTCGGGCCTCTTGTGCAGACCCACCCCGGTCTGCGCGTGCTCGGCACCACCGACTGGTTCGCCACCGCCGTGTCGACAGTGCTCGGGCAGCAGGTGAGTGTCGCTGCGGCATGCACATTCGCAGGACGACTCGTCGCAGCCTTCGGCGACGGTGCACCCGGTGGGTTGCGATGCTTCCCTACGCCGCACCGACTCGCGACGGTCGAGCAGAGCGAGCTGCGTGCCGTCATCGGCACGACGCAGTCGCGCGCCCGCACCGTCGCCGAACTGGCCCGGGTCGCAGCCGACGGGGTGGCGCCGGAGCATCTGTCGTTCGCGGCAGACCTTCTCGCGCTTCCCGGGATCGGACCGTGGACCGTCGACTATCTCGCTCTACGACTCGGCGACCGCGACGCGTATCCGTCCGGCGACCTCGTTCTCCGACGAGCCCTGCAGGTGGAGAGTGCGCGCGAAGCCGCCGAGCGCGCCGAACAATGGCGGCCGTGGCGGGCCTACGCCGTCATGCATCTGTGGACACACGCCACCTACTCGCCGCCCGCATCCTCGGCGTAGACGCTGCGCACGGCGGTGTCCATCGGGAAACGAACCTGCGTGTCGCCGAACATCAGGCGCGTCGCCACCTCGACCGACGCCGTGATGTGCGACGACGCGAGTTCCGGGTTGCCGGTGTGCACCACCACCTCGTCGTGCTGGAAGAACACGAGATCGCCGGCCGTCGGGTCGGGATCGGTGGTCAGCCGCCGTCGCAGTTCCGCAAGCACGCACAGCGCCCACTCGGCCGCGGTGGCCTGCACGACGAAGTTCCGCGTGAACCGGCCCCGCGCATGCGCATCACCGTGGGAGTGGAAGCCTTCCGGAGCGGGTGGGCACGCACGGCCCAGCCACGAATGCACCACCTCGCCACGTTCACCCGCACGGGCGGCACGTTCGACGAAGTCGACGGCGGTCGGGAAGCTGCGACGCAGCACCGTCAGCAGGGCACGCGCGTCGCCCGACGTGGCGCCGTACAGAACACCGAGCACCGCGACCTTCGCCTTCGCGCGGTCGCCGCCGAAGGACGCCGCGGCGACCGGGGCGTACAGATCGTCCGAACCGGCAGCCGCGACCATGCGCCGATCGCCCGACATCGCCGCCAGGATGCGCGGTTCGAGCTGGCCCGCGTCGGCGACGACGAACGACCGCCCCGGGTCGGCGATCACGCTCGACCGCAGCGCCTTGGGGATCTGCAGAGCGCCACCGCCGCGACTCGCCCACCGGCCCGATACGACCGCGCCGGGAACATAGACCGGACGGAACCGGTCGTCGCGGACCCAGGTGTCGAGCCAGTGCCAGCCGTTCGTGCTGTACAACTTCGACAGCTCGCGGTGCCGCAGCAACAGAGGCACCGCGGGATGGTCGATCCGCTGCAGCACATGCTTGCGGGTCGACTCGACGGTGATGCCCTCGCGACGGAACGCCTCGAGCACCTCGCTGTGGGAGGCGGGATTCACGGGGCGGCCGAAGACCGCGCTGACCTCCTCGACCACTTCGGCGATACGGCTCGGCAGGTCGTAGCCGGTCGGGCGCGGCCCGAGGGTGTCCTCGAGGAGGCGACGATGCGCTTGCGCCGAGAACGGCAACCCGTCGAAACCCATCTCGGCCGCTGCGAGAGCGCCGGCCGATTCGGCGGCGGTGAGCAACTCGAGGCGGGCGTCGCCGGAGATGCGGCGACGTTGCTCGGCGAACTGCTCGACCACCGCCTCGACGTCGATCGCGGGAGCCGCATCGAAGAGGCCGGGCCGCTCGTCGACCGGCTCCTCCGCAGTGGGCGGGGGTAGGCCCTCGCGTACGGCAAGGATGGCGCCGGTGGTGGCGAGATCGTGGCATCGCTGCACCCGAACATCGGCGCGGAGCAGCTCGGGATAGACCGATGCCGTCGAGGTCCACACCCAACGCGGTCGCGATTC
This window of the Rhodococcus pyridinivorans genome carries:
- a CDS encoding bifunctional 3'-5' exonuclease/DNA polymerase, which produces MRTVVVPHPADGRGRRGASIVEVDAFGAPLSSVREYPGFADAVAAIEAESRPRWVWTSTASVYPELLRADVRVQRCHDLATTGAILAVREGLPPPTAEEPVDERPGLFDAAPAIDVEAVVEQFAEQRRRISGDARLELLTAAESAGALAAAEMGFDGLPFSAQAHRRLLEDTLGPRPTGYDLPSRIAEVVEEVSAVFGRPVNPASHSEVLEAFRREGITVESTRKHVLQRIDHPAVPLLLRHRELSKLYSTNGWHWLDTWVRDDRFRPVYVPGAVVSGRWASRGGGALQIPKALRSSVIADPGRSFVVADAGQLEPRILAAMSGDRRMVAAAGSDDLYAPVAAASFGGDRAKAKVAVLGVLYGATSGDARALLTVLRRSFPTAVDFVERAARAGERGEVVHSWLGRACPPAPEGFHSHGDAHARGRFTRNFVVQATAAEWALCVLAELRRRLTTDPDPTAGDLVFFQHDEVVVHTGNPELASSHITASVEVATRLMFGDTQVRFPMDTAVRSVYAEDAGGE
- a CDS encoding DNA-3-methyladenine glycosylase family protein, producing MITTLRIPVAEPVAVGPMLASLRSHTVPGYEHHNSATGTHHRAIRTNGGAAHVAVRFADPATPDDGRHGDVRHLEVHVETAGRADVEEIEERVRKWLDLGVDPSVVDAAFEPDPVLGPLVQTHPGLRVLGTTDWFATAVSTVLGQQVSVAAACTFAGRLVAAFGDGAPGGLRCFPTPHRLATVEQSELRAVIGTTQSRARTVAELARVAADGVAPEHLSFAADLLALPGIGPWTVDYLALRLGDRDAYPSGDLVLRRALQVESAREAAERAEQWRPWRAYAVMHLWTHATYSPPASSA